The DNA region GCAAGGCCAGCCAGGAGTGGCTCGATCCAGGGGTCGGTTTTGGCGACGGGGTTGTTGAGGCGTTCGGTTTTGGGGTGAGAGACGTAAACGCCTTTTTGCGAGATGAGGGCGATGTAGCCGGTTTCGAAGATTTTTGCGGCGGTGAGACTGGAGAGCTGGGCGAGATCGATGTCCACACCGACGACGCCGACGATTTTCTCGCCTTGGCGGATGGGGACCACGAGGGAGGTCATGAGGATTTTTTTGCCGCCGGCCTCGTAGATATACGGTTCCAGGATCACCTCTTTACCGGAAGCTCGTGGCAGGAGGTAGTAGTCTCCGGCGCCAGCAATCGTGTAGTCTTTATTTGGTTCCAAAGCGATCGTGTCGCCTTTGCGAAACCAGTAAGGTACGAAACGGCCGGTGGTGTCGTGGCCGGTCTGGTTGACGAAGTCAGCGTCGCGGCGGTCAAAGGCGTCGGGTTCCCAGCATGTCCAAAGAGCGAAGAGGCCGGGAGTGGCCTCAAGCGTGCGGCGGAGCATGAGGTTGACGGTTTCGCGGGAGAGGGCAGTGCCTGAGGCGAGCGAACCTTCGAGGGAGAGGGCGAGCGTGCGAGGGACGGTAAAGGCTCCGTCGAGCCGGCGGGCGACCTCCTGTGCGCGGTTGGCGGAAAGTTCGCGGGCGTAGGCTATGCCTTGTTCCCGGGCGAGAGCGTCGGTGCGCCAGGCGATGAAGCCGATGGTGAGCGTGAGTCCGAGCACGACGACGGTGCCGATGCTGAAGAGCATTTTAGCTTTGAGACTGAGGGGCCGCATAGTGGAGCCGACCGCCAAAAACGAGAATCGGACAGTCGGGGTAGCATCGACAATGGAAGCGGCGAATTAAGCGCGGTTTGCGCTAATCGTGTTGCGAGCCCGTAAAAAAGCCCGGCTCACAGAACGTGAAGCCGGGCTGTATGAAAACGATCGATGGATGGTGCCAGGATCTCAGATCTTACCGGCTTTGCGGGCTTCGACCATTTTGTAGAAGTCGACGAAGAGCGGGTCAGCGTCGTTCGGGCCGGGAGCGGCTTCGGGGTGGTATTGGACCGAGAAGACGGGGAGCTTGGTGTGGCGGAGGCCTTCGACGGTGCCGTCGTTGAGGTTGAGCTCGGTGACTTTGGCGCCGCCTTTTTCGAGAGACTTGGGGTCGGTGGCGAAGCCGTGGTTTTGCGCGGTGATGGAGACTTTGCCGGTCTCCAGATTTTTCACAGGCTGGTTGCCGCCGCGGTGGCCGAACTTGAGTTTATAGGTCGTGCCGCCCATGGCGTGCGTGAGCATCTGGTGGCCGAGGCAGATGCCGAAGATCGGGTACTCGTTGAGGAGGCCGGTCACCGTTTTATGGATATACGGGAGGGCGGAGGGATCGCCGGGGCCGTTAGAGAGGAAGACGGCGTCGGGTTTGTGTTCTTTGACCTGCTCGGCGGTGTAGGTGGCGGGGAAGACTTGGACGTCGAAGCCGTGGCGGATGAGTTTGCGGAAGATGGTGTGCTTGGCACCGAAGTCGAAGGCGGCCACGCGGAACTTTTTCGCGGGGATGCCGGGGGCGTTCATCGTGGTGCCGATGGGGAAGTAAGGGGCGTTGTGGTTGGCCACGTCGTCGCTGCGCCAGATGAAGGGTTCTTTGACGGAGACTTCTTTGACGTAGTCGGAGCCGGCCATGTCCTGCCAGTTGCGGGCTTTGGCGATGGCGTCGGCGTCGGAGATGGGGAGGGTGCTGAGGCAGCACTTCATGGCGCCATCGACGCGGAGTTTTTTCGTGAGGGCGCGGGTGTCGATTTCGCTGAGGCCGGGGATGCCGTATTTTTTGAAATAGGCGTCGAGCGAGGACTGGGAGCGCCAGTTGCTGACGATGGGGGAGAGTTCGCGGACGACGAAGCCGGAGCATTTGGGGGCGTGGGCCTCGGCGTCTTCGTCGTTGATGCCGTAGTTGCCGATCTGCGGCGCGGTCATGGTTACGATCTGGCCGAAGTAGGAGGGATCGGTGATGATCTCCTGGTAGCCGGTCATCGAGGTGTTGAAGACGCATTCGCCTGCGATGGTGGCGTCGGCTCCGAACGCGAGGCCGCGGAAAATGGAACCGTCTTCGAGGGCGAGAACTCCTTGCTTGGGCGTGGACATTAAAGCCGAACGAAAAGGGGTCGGGGGGGGCGTGCCAAGCGGTTTTCTGAGTTTGTTCTAAGAAGTCACGAAGTCCGATCAGGGGATGAGCCAGGAGATGGGGTAACGTGGCTAAAGTGAGCGTTTTCTACGCAGCCGGGCGCAGGGCGAGATAGGTGCAGGCGGCGTAGGTGAGGAAGTCGGAACTCAGCTCAGGCGTTCGCGCCAGTATCCTGGCTCTTGCTTGAAGTGCATCACCGCGACCACCCAGATTGCATCGGGTCGGTCGAGGTAGATGACGCAGTACGGAAATACCGGCCCCGAGTGCCGCCGGGCGGGTGGATCGAACATGCGCCGCAAATCCGGTCGCGCACGGATTTCGGAAATGACCTCATCGATCTCGGCGTAAAAACGCTGGGCGACGGTCAGACTGAGCTGGGCCTAATAACGGCCGGAGGCGGTTAATTCCAGCCGGGCTTCCGGATGAAATATGACCGGCTTCACAAGCCGGCGATTTGCCGCAGTTCGGCCATGACTTGCTCGCCGGGTACGCCTTTGATCTGGCCGCTTTCGATTTCCGCGATGCGGCGGCGCGTCTCAGCCCGCCACGCTGTGTCGATCTCCGGGTCGGGCTGTGCGAACGCTTCCACGAGCAACCGGTCAAACAGCTCTGTTTTCTTTTCCCGGGGTAACTGCCGCGCTTCTGAGACGAGTTGTTCAACGGTCATGCTCATGGTTGCGAGGCTGCTGGATTCGTGCCCGGCGGCAAGTCCGCCGAGGCCTCTGTGCTATAGAGCCGGTCGCAGGGCGAGGTAGGCGTAGGCGGCGGCGTAGATGGCGCACTGGGCGAGGAGCAAGGCGTAGCCGAGGCGGAGGAGCGGGGTGGTGAGCGTGGATTGGACGCGGAGCCAGGGGAGGACGATCAGGCGGCCGAGCCAGAAGAGTCCGGTGGCGCCGCAGACGGTGCGGGCGAGCGGTGAACCGGTGAGAAGTTCGGGCGCGAGGAGCAGGCTGATGAGGCCGAGGACGGCGATGGTGGCGCCGATCGAGAGGTTTTGAGCGATGGCGAAGCGGCGGTGGATGGGCGGGAGCGCGGCGAGGTTTTTATCCCAGTCGGGCGGGATGGGCGTGAAGCAGGCGAGGGTGAGCGTGACGAGGTGGAACGCGCCGGCGAGACGGAGGCCGAGAGTCCAGAGGTCGGTGGAAAACATGGGGAAGAGTAGCCCACGAAATACACGAAAGACACGAAAAGGAATGGCGGAAACGGGTGGGAGTGGTCTCGCGAAGGGGAGGCCGCGTGATAATTAGAGGAGCTAGTGCTGAGGAAAACTGAAGACAGCCCAGGTGTCAGTTGGACCGCCGACGCGGTTTGGGGGTCTTCGCCGTCTTGCTGGTGCGGGTGGTGGCTTTGGTCTCGCCGACGACGGGCTGGAACGACTCCACGTCGTGATCGAACTTGAGTAATTCCCAAGGCTCCAAGCCGCAGGCTTCGGCCATCTTGATTAACGTGGAGAACTGGATGTTGGGTTTACGACCTGCTTCGACCGACTGGTAGTGTTTGTATTTGAGCCCGGCACGTTCGGCGAAGGCTTCTTGGGTGAGCCCAAGATTCTCCCGGAGGCGCTTCACGCGCTCCATCAGCCGTTGTGCGATGTCGTTGCTCACGGCCGAGACTAGTCATGGCCGGGCAAGTCATGAACCCCTCTACCGGTAGTGAAGACTCGACACCCCTTTGTCGGTGGTGCAAAGCCTGCGACTTCCCTGCGTGAGCCTGCTTTCGTTTGTCCACTTCGCTTCAGAAGGGGCCAAAGGCAGACGCGCGAAGGGCCTTCTCTTCATGGTCCAGCATACGATCTCCGACGTTCTCGTGCAGTTTCGCGAGGCGGTCACATCCAACCGCGATTGATGCGCCGTGCCCACGCTTAATTGGATCGGCAAAGACGCCGTCGTAAATCACCACCGCGAGGTTCCCTATCGCCTGCTGCGCAATGTGCCGGAACTCGGCTGCGGCGACCCCGGCTCCGGCAACCTCCTTGTCGAGGGCGACAATCTCCACGCGCTTAAGGCTCTGCTGCCTTACTACGCCGGGCAGGTGAAGTGCATCTACATCGACCCGCCCTACAACACCGGTAACGAGGGCTGGGTTTATAACGATGCCGTCAACAGCCCGCTCATTCAGAAATGGCTCGGCGAGACCGTCGGCAAGGAGGCCGAGGATCTTTCCCGACACGACAAATGGCTCTGCATGATGCTGCCGCGGCTCCAGCTGCTGAAACAGTTTTTGCGGGAGGACGGGTCCATTTGGGTGAGCATGGACGATTCGGAAATCTCCCTGCTGCGCATGCTCATGGACGAGGTTTTTGGCCGCGAACGCTTCGTCGCCTGCAACGTCTGGCAGAAGCGCTATTCGCGCGAAAACCGCGAGGCCATCGGAGACGTGCACGAATATCTGCTGGTTTATGCGATGGATCCCAAAAAATTTAAGGCTGATCGAAATCGCATTCCGATTACCGGCCCGCAGGCGAAGGTATACAGAAATCCCAACAATGACCCGAAGGGCCGCTGGCGTGGGATTCCGATGACTGCCCAAGCTGGGCACGCTACTGCTGAGCAGTTCTACGAAATCATTGCGCCTTCAGGAAAAGCCTTTCGTCCGTCAAAAGGCCGGTGTTGGGGCTTGGCGGAGGCCACCTTCAAGAAGCTCCGTGCGGATGGTAGGATCTGGTTTGGGAAAAAAGGAAACTCACAACCAAACGTGATTCGCTACCTCAGCGAGGTTGAGGGCATGGTCCCGTGGACTTGGTGGCCACACGAAGAGGTCGGCCACACCGATGAATCAAAAAAGGAAATCCAGGCGATCTTGGATGCGGAAATTCCGTTCGACACTCCCAAGCCCACCAGATTGCTCGAACGCGTCCTTAGGATTGCGACCAATCCAGGTGAACTCGTTATGGATTCATTTTTGGGGTCCGGCTCAACGGCGCACGCCATTCTGAAACTCAATCGTGAATCCTCGGAGACGACTCCACGTCGATTTGTCGGAATCGAAATGGAGCCGAAGGTGGCCGCAGAGATTGCCTCAGAACGAGTGAGGCGGGTGGCGAGGGGCTATACGAACGCCAAGGGCGAAACCGTGGCCGGTCTCGGCGGCGGATTCCGATACTGTCGGCTCGATGCGCCGCTGTTTTCTGCCGCTGGTGTGATCAATCCCGATGTGCGCTTCGCCCAGCTTGCACGGCACGTGTATTTTACGGAGACGGGCGAGCCGTTGCCGCGCGAGCGCGTGCCCAACACGCCGCTGGTGGGCGTGCATCGGGGCACCGGCGTTTATCTGCTGTTCAACGGCATCCTCGGCGATCATTCGGCGAGCGGTGGCAATGTGCTCACGCGCGCCGTTCTCGCGAAGCTGCCGCCCCACGCGGGCCCGAAGGTGATTTACGCCTACGGCTGCCTGCTCGGCGAAGAGCGACTGCGCGGCGAGCAAATCACGTTTCGCCAGACGCCCTACGAAATCGCCACCACATGAACCTCGCGCTCAAAGGCTATCAGACCCGCATCCTCGGCACGTTGCGCGATTACCTGCGCGAGGTGGCGCGCACGGGCGATCCGCGGAATCCGTTCGAAAAAATCGTCGCGGCCAATGCGGCGAAGGCGGTGCCCTACATCCCGGTGCAGATTCCGGGTCTCGCGGGCGTGATGCCCTACGTGTGCCTGCGCGTGCCCACGGGCGGCGGCAAGACGCTGCTCGCGGCCCACGCCATCGGCTCGGCGGTGAAGGATTATCAGCGGGCCGAGCGCGCGGTCGTGCTGTGGTTCGTGCCGAGCAATCCCATCCTGGAGCAGACGCTCGCGGCGCTGAAAAATCCGCGGCACCCGTATCGCCACGCGTTGGAGCGCGGCGACGGTGCTGCGAGCCCGGGCGTGGGTGCAGTGGAGGTGTTGACCATCGAGGAAGCGCTGCGCGTGACCCCCGGCACGCTTGACGGCGCGACCGTCGTGATTGTGGCGACGATCCAAGGCTTTCGCGTGGACGACACGACGGGCCGCAAGGTTTACGACCCGATCAATGGAGCGCTCGACGACCATTTCCGCGCGGTGCCGCCAGACCGGGTGGGCGATCTCGAAAAAGGTCCCGACGGAAAGCCGGCGCGTTCGCTGGAAAACGTGCTCCGCCTGCGTCGGCCCATCGTGATTGTGGATGAAGCGCACAACGTGCGCACGCCGCTCTCGTTCGCCACGCTCGGCAAGCTCCAGCCCTCGTGCATCCTCGAATTCACGGCGACGCCCGACCGCGAGAAAGCGCCGTCGAATGTGCTGCACCGCGTGTCGGCGGCGGAGTTGAAGGCGGCAGCGATGATCAAACTGCCCATCCGTGTGGTGACGCGCCCGGCGGGCGAGTGGGCGCGGCTGCTCACGGACGCACTCACGTTGCGCCAATCGCTCGAAGGCATCGCCGCCCGCGAGGCGCAGACTTCGCGCGAGTATCTGCGACCCATCGCGCTCATTCAAGGACGCGACGTCGAGCACACGCAGGAGCTGAAGAAGCACCTCGTGGACGAACACGGCATCGCCGACGCCGAGATCAAAATTTGCACCGGCAAGATCGACGAACTGAAGGACGTGAAGGATCTCGCGGCGGTAGATTGCCCCGTGCGCTACATCCTCACCGTGCAGAAGCTGCGCGAGGGCTGGGACTGCCCGTTTGCGTATGTGTTGTGCAGCCTGCAAGAGACGCGCTCGGCGACGGCGATCGAGCAGATCGTCGGCCGCGTGCTGCGTTTGCCCAAGGCGAGCTTCAAGACCGAGCCGGCGCTGAACGAGGCGTATGTGTTCTCGGTATCGCCGACGCTGGCCGAGGTGCTCGGCGAGCTTAAGGGCGCGCTGGAGCTGCACGGCTTCACGGGCGCTGAGGCGGAGCGGATCATCCTCTCGGGCGCCGACGGCGGGGTCTTGCCGCTGGCGGTGGCGCCAGTCGTCGTGGCGGTTCATCCGGATGATTTCGACAAGACGCTGGTCGCGACGCACGCGCCGGCATTGATCGGCAAAGTTTCCTTCGATGTTAAGGCCGGCACGTTGACCGTGAGTGCGCCGCTCAACGATACCGAACGGGCGTGGGCGCTCTCGTGCGTGAAAGCGCCGGCGATGCAGGCGCAGGTCACGGCGGCGCTGGACGAAGTCGGCGAAGCCGCGGCAGCGTGGGGCGCGGGCGGGAGCCTCGCGGCGCACGCGACTGGGCCGCTGCAGGTGCGATTGCCCTTCGTGGTACCGCTGCTGGCGATCCGGCAAGGCGAACTGTTGGAACCGTTCGAGGCGACGCATCTGCTGGAGCGTCCGTGGAAATTGAGCGAACGAGACGCGACGCTCTCGGAGGCGCTCTACCCTGCGAAGCGCGCGGTTGGCGAACTCGGTCTGGTCGACGTGGAAAAGGAGAGCGGTCGCGTGCGCACGGAGAGGACTGAAGGGGTTGAAGAAGACAGCGTGGAGACGGACTTCGTGAGCCGGCTCCATCAGCAGGTGCTGGCGCTGAACGGCGGTAGCGAATGGAGCTTCGAGCAACTCGTCGTGTGGCTCGACCGAAACCTCTTCCGCGACCCGGAGGAGCGGCGGGAGATCATCGGCGTCGAGTCGGCGTTGTTTCTCCGCAAGGCGCTCAACGGCCTTGTGACCGCACGGGGTCTGACGGACATCGGTCCGTTGGTACTCGACCGCCATCGCCTGGCCGAGGCGCTTGCACAGCGTATCCGCCAGCATCGCGAGGCGGAGCGGCTGGCGGCGTTTCAGGCGCTGCTGTTGCCGGAATCGGAGCTGACGGTAAGCGTGGAAGTCTCACTGGACTTCGCGGCGACGCGCTACGAGCCGAGTTGGAGCTACGATGGCGGGCATAAATTCAAGAAGCACTATTACGCGCCCGCGCCCGGCGAGCTCCACAACACGGGCGAGGAGTTTGAGTGCGCCGTTTATCTCGATGGCTTGCCCGAGGTGAAGACGTGGGTGCGAAACTTAAGTCGTAAAGGCCCGTTCTGGTTGAGGCGTTCGACGGCGAATTTTTATCCGGACTTTGTCTGCCTGCTCACCGACGGACGTGTACTGGCGGTGGAATACAAAGGCGCGCATCTGGCGACAGCCGACGAGGCGAAGGAGAAGGCATCAGTCGGTGCGATCTGGGAATCACGGAGCGATGGCCGCTGTTTGTTCGTGATGCCGACGAGCGGCGGGCTGGCTGAAATCAGACGGAAGGTCGGAATGAGCTGAGCTGTCAGAGGCGGGCTTGCGTAGGGATTGGGCGGGGATAGGTTTTGGCCATGAGTTTTAACGATGTGCTGGCTGAGTTGCCGGCTTTGACGCTGGAGCAGAGGCAGCTGCTTATCCGGATGGCGGTGGAGTTGGACGATGCGCCTCTTTCGGTAGAGGAGTCGGCACTGGTCGAGCGGCGTCTCACCGGGCATCGGAACGATCCGGCGTCTTCAGTCGCACTGGACGCGATGAAGGAAAAATTACGCGGGCGCTTTGCGCCATGAGCTGGCGGGTGGTGTTGCGTCCGGAGGTCGAGGGCGATGTGGCGGAGGCGGCGGGGTGGTATGAGGAGCGGCACAAGGGATTGGGCGCGATGTTTGTCGAGGAGGTGATCACGGTGTGGGATGAACTCGCGGAAAACCCACTGCTGAACAGCAGGCGCGATCAGGCGAAGAATGTCAGATGGCGTTACCCGAAGAGATTTCCGTATCGTATCGTTTATGAGGTTTTCGACGAGGAGCGCGTGGTCGTTGTGGCGGCCGTGTTACACGCGACACGGGCGGACCGGCATTGGCGGGCACGGGTGTGAGCCCGGTGGGGATGAGGAGTATTTGGTGAGGCGGGTTAGCGATGTCGTTCAGCGCGCTCGGGAGTGCGCGTTCCACCTCGGGGGTTTCTGAAGCCAGCCAGCGGCCGGCGCTCCCGGCTAGGAGGTGGGCCGACGGGGGCGGAGGTCAGTAGTGGAGGGTGCGGAGTTCGGTGGTTTTGCCGGAGCCGTTGCATTTGGTGCAGCGGACGTGGGCGTAGGAGCGGACGGTGGTCGTCGTGGTCTCGGTGCCGGTTTCGCGCCAGGTGGTGCCGAGCGTGGACGTGTAGGTGCGCGTGTAGGGGCTGGAGGATTTGACGACTTGCGTGGTGGGCGTGCCGACGAAGGCACGGCCTGCGCATTCGGGGCAGTTGAAACGGAAGTGTTCGGGTTTCACGGTGGCGCTGCAGACTTTGAGCGAGCCGTGGAGGACCGCTCCGTTGGAGAGGATGACGCCGTCGTAGGTAGGGTCGGACTCGATACGGACGATCATGCCGTCGTAGGCGACGAAATCGCCCCGGCGGTAGTACTGGAGTTGCTGGCGGCTGTTGAGATTCACGCGGGCGCCGTTGGTGGCGCGGCCGGAGCTTTTGCGGTCGTAGGCGTCTATTTTTTCCTGGAAGGCGGCGGCTTCTTTGGCGCGCTGGAGGGCTTCCTCAGCGGCGCGTTCGCTGGCGAGGCGGGCTTCCTCGGCGAGGCGGGCCTGCTCGGCTTCGCGTTCGCGGCGCTGGCGTTCGAAGACGGCGTTGCTGAGAGCGGTTTCCTGTGCGGTTTTTTCGAGGAGTGGGGCGAGGCGGGCTTCGAGGTCGGCGATCACATCGACGTAGGTCGTGGCGGCGAGGGTGGCCTCGATGTTGGCGGGTGGCGCGGAGTTGGCGCGGCGGGCGAAAGGTTTGGTGACGTCGCCGGGCTGGAACTGGCCGTAGGGTTGTATCCAGGGGCTGAATTCTTTGGCGGAGGCCGGGACGCGGCCGATGCCGGTGGCGCGGTTGCCCTGGAAGAAGCCGAGGTAAACGGGGAGCAGCTGGGTCTTGGAGTCGGCGAGGATCTTGTGCTGGAGGGCGAGGCCGAAGCGGAGTTCGCCGGCTTCGAACCAGCCTTCGACGGTGCCGAAGAAGCCGTTGTTGATGACGAGTTTGGTTTGGGGATCGACGAGGAGGACGCGGGCGGTGCCGCGGCCGTGGGGGCGGAGCTGGGCGTCGAGCGGGCCGGTGTATTCGAAGCGGAGGTTGGGCGCGGGCGAGTAGGTCTTGGCAACGAGGATGGCCTGGCCTTTGGCCCAGGCGCCGGTGACGAGGGCGTCGCCTTTTTTCCAGGTGCCTTCGCCGTGCATCTGGTCGGAGGACCAGTCGCCGCGGTAGGAGGAGCCGTCGGGCCAGGTGCAGAGGCCGTAGCCGTGGCGTTTGCCGTCGAGGGTTTCGCCGAGGTAGGTGGCGTCGCCGAAGGTGTGCTCGGCGGCGGTGGGGAGGAAGAATTCGCTGCGGACTTCCTTCGCGACGAGGTCGAAGACGTGGAAGCGGGCGAGGCGGTAATCGGCGGGAGGTTCTTTGTCGCTGACGAGGATGAGGCCGCCGCCGGGCATGAAGTGGACGTCGAAGCGCTGCGGGAGTTTCGCGGTGAAGATGTGTTCCTCGGCGGGCTTTTTGCCGGCGGGATCGAGGACGGTGACGCGGACCTGGTCGGCGGGTTCTTTATTGAAAGTGATAAGGCGGTTGCGGAAGCCGTCGTAGCGGACTTCGAAGTGGTCGAGCGCGCCCATCTGTGTGCTGTGGGGCGGGTAGAGGGCGGTGAGGTCGCGTGCTTCGCCGAGGATGTTGCGGAAGATTTTCTGGTGCGGGAGCGGGGCGGGCTGGGAGAAGCGGGCGAGCCAGCCGCGGCCGGTGGGGTCGATGAAGTCGATGCGGACGAGGCGGGCGGCGTCGGCGGTCGTGAGTTTTTGGAGACGGGTGGATTTGCGGGTGGCGAGGTCGAGGTGGAGGAGTTCGCCGTTCCAGAGATGGATGAGGACGGAGAAGTCGGGGGAGAACCAGGCTTTGGCGGGATCGAAGGCTTTGAGGAGGCGGGTGGATTTTTGTGCGGGGTCGTCGAGATCGAGTTCGACGAGGGCGGAGGCGTTTTTCTCGGTGACGCTCTTGTAGAGGTAGCGGCCGGAGCGGATGGCGCGGAGCCAGGTTTCGGGGTCGGCGAGTTTAACGGTATGGGTGCGGCTGGTGAGGGTGTCGGTCAGCGTGAGGGTGCGGGCGTAGCCTTCGTTGCCGGTCTGGGCGGAGTACCAGAGGCGGTCGCCGCGTTCGAGGGGGATGGCCTTGGGCTGTTCGCCGAGGGGAAAGAGGGTGGCGGTTTCGAAGTCG from Nibricoccus aquaticus includes:
- the carA gene encoding glutamine-hydrolyzing carbamoyl-phosphate synthase small subunit; the protein is MSTPKQGVLALEDGSIFRGLAFGADATIAGECVFNTSMTGYQEIITDPSYFGQIVTMTAPQIGNYGINDEDAEAHAPKCSGFVVRELSPIVSNWRSQSSLDAYFKKYGIPGLSEIDTRALTKKLRVDGAMKCCLSTLPISDADAIAKARNWQDMAGSDYVKEVSVKEPFIWRSDDVANHNAPYFPIGTTMNAPGIPAKKFRVAAFDFGAKHTIFRKLIRHGFDVQVFPATYTAEQVKEHKPDAVFLSNGPGDPSALPYIHKTVTGLLNEYPIFGICLGHQMLTHAMGGTTYKLKFGHRGGNQPVKNLETGKVSITAQNHGFATDPKSLEKGGAKVTELNLNDGTVEGLRHTKLPVFSVQYHPEAAPGPNDADPLFVDFYKMVEARKAGKI
- a CDS encoding addiction module protein, with translation MSMTVEQLVSEARQLPREKKTELFDRLLVEAFAQPDPEIDTAWRAETRRRIAEIESGQIKGVPGEQVMAELRQIAGL
- a CDS encoding helix-turn-helix domain-containing protein produces the protein MSNDIAQRLMERVKRLRENLGLTQEAFAERAGLKYKHYQSVEAGRKPNIQFSTLIKMAEACGLEPWELLKFDHDVESFQPVVGETKATTRTSKTAKTPKPRRRSN
- a CDS encoding site-specific DNA-methyltransferase; amino-acid sequence: MPTLNWIGKDAVVNHHREVPYRLLRNVPELGCGDPGSGNLLVEGDNLHALKALLPYYAGQVKCIYIDPPYNTGNEGWVYNDAVNSPLIQKWLGETVGKEAEDLSRHDKWLCMMLPRLQLLKQFLREDGSIWVSMDDSEISLLRMLMDEVFGRERFVACNVWQKRYSRENREAIGDVHEYLLVYAMDPKKFKADRNRIPITGPQAKVYRNPNNDPKGRWRGIPMTAQAGHATAEQFYEIIAPSGKAFRPSKGRCWGLAEATFKKLRADGRIWFGKKGNSQPNVIRYLSEVEGMVPWTWWPHEEVGHTDESKKEIQAILDAEIPFDTPKPTRLLERVLRIATNPGELVMDSFLGSGSTAHAILKLNRESSETTPRRFVGIEMEPKVAAEIASERVRRVARGYTNAKGETVAGLGGGFRYCRLDAPLFSAAGVINPDVRFAQLARHVYFTETGEPLPRERVPNTPLVGVHRGTGVYLLFNGILGDHSASGGNVLTRAVLAKLPPHAGPKVIYAYGCLLGEERLRGEQITFRQTPYEIATT
- a CDS encoding DEAD/DEAH box helicase is translated as MNLALKGYQTRILGTLRDYLREVARTGDPRNPFEKIVAANAAKAVPYIPVQIPGLAGVMPYVCLRVPTGGGKTLLAAHAIGSAVKDYQRAERAVVLWFVPSNPILEQTLAALKNPRHPYRHALERGDGAASPGVGAVEVLTIEEALRVTPGTLDGATVVIVATIQGFRVDDTTGRKVYDPINGALDDHFRAVPPDRVGDLEKGPDGKPARSLENVLRLRRPIVIVDEAHNVRTPLSFATLGKLQPSCILEFTATPDREKAPSNVLHRVSAAELKAAAMIKLPIRVVTRPAGEWARLLTDALTLRQSLEGIAAREAQTSREYLRPIALIQGRDVEHTQELKKHLVDEHGIADAEIKICTGKIDELKDVKDLAAVDCPVRYILTVQKLREGWDCPFAYVLCSLQETRSATAIEQIVGRVLRLPKASFKTEPALNEAYVFSVSPTLAEVLGELKGALELHGFTGAEAERIILSGADGGVLPLAVAPVVVAVHPDDFDKTLVATHAPALIGKVSFDVKAGTLTVSAPLNDTERAWALSCVKAPAMQAQVTAALDEVGEAAAAWGAGGSLAAHATGPLQVRLPFVVPLLAIRQGELLEPFEATHLLERPWKLSERDATLSEALYPAKRAVGELGLVDVEKESGRVRTERTEGVEEDSVETDFVSRLHQQVLALNGGSEWSFEQLVVWLDRNLFRDPEERREIIGVESALFLRKALNGLVTARGLTDIGPLVLDRHRLAEALAQRIRQHREAERLAAFQALLLPESELTVSVEVSLDFAATRYEPSWSYDGGHKFKKHYYAPAPGELHNTGEEFECAVYLDGLPEVKTWVRNLSRKGPFWLRRSTANFYPDFVCLLTDGRVLAVEYKGAHLATADEAKEKASVGAIWESRSDGRCLFVMPTSGGLAEIRRKVGMS
- a CDS encoding type II toxin-antitoxin system RelE/ParE family toxin; protein product: MSWRVVLRPEVEGDVAEAAGWYEERHKGLGAMFVEEVITVWDELAENPLLNSRRDQAKNVRWRYPKRFPYRIVYEVFDEERVVVVAAVLHATRADRHWRARV